A genomic window from Flavobacterium phycosphaerae includes:
- the rpsR gene encoding 30S ribosomal protein S18 → MANLQQSASGKKDGDIRYLTPLNIETNKTKKYCRFKKSGIKYIDYKDADFLLKFVNEQGKILPRRLTGTSLKYQRKVSVAVKRARHLALMPYVADLLK, encoded by the coding sequence ATGGCAAATTTACAACAATCAGCTTCAGGAAAAAAAGACGGAGATATCAGATATCTTACTCCTTTAAACATTGAAACCAACAAAACTAAAAAGTATTGTCGTTTCAAAAAATCTGGAATCAAATACATCGATTATAAAGATGCCGATTTCTTATTGAAATTCGTAAACGAGCAAGGTAAAATTTTACCAAGACGTTTAACAGGAACTTCATTAAAATACCAAAGAAAAGTGTCAGTTGCTGTGAAAAGAGCACGTCACTTAGCTTTAATGCCATACGTGGCCGATTTATTAAAATAA
- a CDS encoding DNA-directed RNA polymerase subunit omega, whose amino-acid sequence MDLKKTNAPVNTITYNKTVIEERTGNVYEAITIMAKRANQINSEIKKELTEKLEEFATYNDSLEEIFENKEQIEVSKYYEKLPKPHALAVQEWLDDKIYYRDTTKD is encoded by the coding sequence ATGGATTTAAAAAAGACGAATGCACCGGTAAATACAATTACGTATAACAAAACCGTAATCGAAGAACGTACCGGCAATGTTTACGAGGCAATAACAATAATGGCTAAAAGAGCAAATCAAATTAATTCAGAAATTAAAAAAGAATTGACTGAAAAATTAGAAGAGTTTGCTACTTACAACGATAGTCTTGAAGAAATCTTTGAAAACAAAGAACAAATCGAAGTTTCTAAATACTACGAAAAATTACCAAAACCTCACGCATTGGCTGTTCAAGAATGGCTTGATGACAAAATTTACTACAGAGATACTACAAAAGACTAA
- the dapA gene encoding 4-hydroxy-tetrahydrodipicolinate synthase, with protein sequence MQSLIGTGVALVTPFKKDFSVDVEALKAIVHFQIDNGIDYLVVLGTTAESATLSKAEKQLVIKTVVEANKGRLPLVLGVGSNNTQEVVEELQSGDFSDFVAILSVSPYYNKPTQEGIYQHFKAIAEASPIPVILYNVPGRTASNMLPSTIIRLANDFKNVVAVKEAAGDMVQAMKLIQNKPKNFLVISGDDMITLPMILAGGAGVISVIAEGFPKQFSEMVHLGLNKRVEDAYKLHYLLADAIDMIFEQGNPAGIKEVFKSLGLSENTVRLPLVNTDEDLAKRLDDFTTRISKM encoded by the coding sequence ATGCAATCACTAATTGGTACCGGTGTAGCGCTGGTAACTCCGTTCAAAAAAGATTTTTCTGTTGATGTTGAGGCTTTGAAAGCTATCGTTCATTTTCAAATTGATAATGGTATTGACTATTTGGTAGTACTTGGAACTACTGCCGAGAGTGCTACATTGTCAAAAGCAGAAAAGCAATTGGTTATAAAGACCGTCGTGGAGGCCAATAAAGGAAGATTGCCTTTAGTTTTAGGAGTTGGCAGTAACAACACTCAGGAAGTGGTTGAAGAATTACAGTCCGGAGATTTCTCCGATTTTGTGGCCATACTTTCAGTTTCTCCTTATTATAACAAACCAACACAGGAAGGAATCTATCAGCATTTCAAAGCCATTGCCGAGGCTTCTCCAATTCCGGTCATTTTATATAATGTTCCCGGAAGAACAGCCAGCAATATGTTACCATCAACAATTATACGATTGGCTAACGATTTCAAAAACGTTGTGGCAGTAAAAGAAGCGGCCGGCGATATGGTTCAGGCCATGAAATTAATTCAAAACAAACCAAAAAATTTCTTAGTAATTTCTGGCGACGATATGATAACGTTACCAATGATTTTAGCAGGAGGTGCAGGCGTTATTTCAGTAATTGCAGAAGGTTTTCCAAAACAATTTTCCGAAATGGTGCATTTGGGTTTAAACAAAAGAGTAGAGGATGCCTATAAATTACACTACCTCTTAGCCGACGCTATTGACATGATTTTCGAACAGGGAAATCCTGCCGGAATTAAAGAAGTCTTTAAATCATTAGGCTTATCTGAGAATACAGTACGCTTACCTTTAGTAAATACTGATGAAGATTTAGCAAAACGATTAGATGACTTCACTACAAGAATTTCAAAAATGTAG
- a CDS encoding 5'-nucleotidase C-terminal domain-containing protein: protein MAKLKNYTVVIKLFVLLLTFMTAVSCAEKKYTVTRIEGKEIGITDKNTEVAEIENFIKPYRDKIDTDLNAVLATAPVTIDKSGEWQTPMGNFLADITFEKSDKVFQMREQKSVDICLLNHGGIRTIIPKGNVTARTAYEIMPFENSAIVIGLKGEQILEMINYIIAKKKPHPLKGLTFTIDKNNQPKAILVQGKPLNNDKIYYVVTSDYLSNGGDNMLFFKKGVAKFDLDYKLRNIIIDYFKANKTIVANKDVRITKE from the coding sequence ATGGCAAAGCTAAAAAACTATACCGTTGTAATAAAACTTTTTGTTTTATTATTAACATTTATGACAGCCGTTTCCTGTGCGGAAAAAAAATATACTGTAACCCGAATTGAGGGCAAGGAAATTGGGATTACCGATAAGAATACTGAAGTTGCTGAAATTGAAAACTTTATAAAACCGTATCGTGATAAAATTGATACCGATTTGAATGCCGTTTTGGCAACTGCTCCGGTAACCATAGACAAATCAGGTGAATGGCAAACGCCGATGGGCAATTTTTTAGCAGACATTACTTTCGAAAAATCGGATAAAGTTTTTCAAATGCGGGAACAAAAGTCGGTTGACATTTGTTTGCTTAACCATGGAGGAATCCGAACCATCATCCCGAAAGGTAATGTAACGGCAAGAACCGCTTACGAAATCATGCCCTTTGAAAATAGTGCCATTGTAATTGGCTTGAAAGGAGAACAAATTTTGGAAATGATTAATTACATTATTGCTAAAAAAAAACCTCACCCCTTGAAAGGATTGACCTTTACAATTGACAAAAACAATCAACCTAAGGCTATTTTGGTACAAGGAAAACCGTTAAATAATGATAAAATCTACTATGTAGTTACTTCTGATTATTTATCTAATGGTGGTGATAATATGCTTTTCTTTAAAAAAGGAGTGGCTAAATTTGATTTAGACTACAAATTGAGGAATATTATTATTGATTACTTCAAAGCCAATAAAACCATCGTAGCCAATAAAGACGTTAGAATTACCAAAGAATAG
- a CDS encoding DUF6495 family protein — protein MKYKRLTKEQFEALHQEFSNFLATQSIDKAEWDAIKTNKPEVAEQELDVFSDLIWEGVLTNAQYLEHFSKNHIFLFHCQEKLIQSIVLKAIEPEVDFMEKEGLQWLSDNLFTDAVEIHLGKKEYETERNAAIFDLIKQGAILSDGQLYLQINGIIQS, from the coding sequence ATGAAGTACAAAAGATTAACAAAAGAACAATTCGAAGCACTACACCAAGAGTTCAGTAACTTTCTGGCCACGCAATCAATTGACAAAGCCGAGTGGGATGCTATAAAAACCAATAAGCCTGAAGTAGCCGAACAAGAGTTAGATGTTTTCTCCGATTTGATTTGGGAAGGCGTTCTGACCAATGCTCAATATTTGGAGCATTTCTCCAAAAACCACATTTTTCTTTTTCACTGTCAGGAAAAATTAATTCAATCTATCGTTTTGAAAGCTATAGAACCTGAAGTTGATTTCATGGAAAAAGAAGGCTTACAATGGCTGAGCGATAATTTATTTACCGATGCGGTAGAAATTCACTTAGGCAAAAAAGAATATGAGACAGAACGAAATGCCGCCATATTTGACTTAATAAAGCAAGGAGCCATCTTAAGCGACGGACAATTATACCTGCAAATCAACGGAATAATTCAGTCTTAA
- the rpsF gene encoding 30S ribosomal protein S6: MNHYETVFILNPVLSEVQVKETVSKFEDFLTAKGAKMVSKEDWGLKKLAYEIQNKKSGFYHLFEFQVSGEALIAFETEFRRDERVMRFLTVSLDKHAISWAERRRTKLKEAKAN, translated from the coding sequence ATGAATCATTACGAAACTGTTTTCATCTTAAATCCCGTTTTATCTGAAGTTCAGGTAAAGGAAACAGTAAGCAAATTTGAAGATTTTCTTACTGCAAAAGGAGCAAAGATGGTATCTAAAGAGGATTGGGGCTTAAAAAAATTAGCTTACGAAATCCAAAACAAGAAAAGTGGTTTTTACCATTTATTCGAATTCCAAGTATCAGGAGAAGCTTTAATTGCTTTTGAAACTGAGTTTAGACGTGACGAAAGAGTGATGCGTTTCTTGACTGTAAGTCTTGACAAACACGCCATCTCTTGGGCAGAAAGAAGAAGAACTAAATTAAAAGAAGCAAAAGCAAACTAA
- a CDS encoding lysoplasmalogenase family protein, whose translation MGKQNVDYLRNFKKNKLASLLLLGFLFVSFIEIIGEYNEDKALVWLTKPLILPLLIAYYLKRSKKISNLFIIALLFSWVANLLFIQNTFQFIVYGVIFFVIYRILIIYIIVNKVKMPSLIPLVLGSIPFIFIYVSVTLFTYNALGDGVYLFLLQGIFTIFLGGFSLGNYIMVSNKPNSLLLISTMFMAFNQFVFLLKLYYHEVNILQAFAMILFVLGQLLLTMYMFHTEKQLQRMEPVKT comes from the coding sequence ATGGGAAAACAGAATGTTGATTATTTGAGGAATTTTAAAAAAAATAAGCTGGCAAGTCTATTGCTGTTAGGGTTCTTGTTCGTTTCTTTTATTGAAATTATTGGAGAATATAATGAAGACAAAGCTTTAGTATGGTTGACGAAACCACTGATACTACCGTTACTGATTGCCTATTATTTAAAGCGTTCTAAAAAAATAAGTAACTTATTTATCATTGCCTTATTGTTTAGTTGGGTAGCCAACTTACTATTTATTCAGAATACTTTTCAGTTTATTGTTTATGGAGTAATTTTCTTTGTAATTTACAGAATATTAATCATTTATATTATTGTAAATAAAGTAAAAATGCCAAGTTTAATTCCGTTAGTGCTTGGTTCCATACCGTTTATATTCATATATGTATCGGTCACGTTGTTTACTTACAACGCGCTGGGAGATGGGGTTTACCTCTTTTTGCTTCAAGGTATTTTTACTATATTTTTGGGAGGGTTCAGCTTAGGTAATTATATAATGGTTTCCAATAAACCTAACTCATTATTATTGATAAGCACTATGTTTATGGCTTTTAATCAATTTGTTTTTTTGTTAAAACTATATTATCATGAAGTCAATATTTTACAGGCTTTTGCTATGATATTATTTGTATTAGGTCAATTATTATTAACAATGTACATGTTCCATACTGAAAAGCAGCTGCAAAGAATGGAACCTGTAAAAACATAA
- the ligA gene encoding NAD-dependent DNA ligase LigA: MDIQKTIQDLRDELNQHNHNYYVLDSPTITDFEFDQKLKQLQELENQHPECFDENSPTQRVGGTITKNFNTVVHDYRMYSLDNSYSKEDLLDWENRIQKVLGNVPLQYTCELKYDGASISITYENGKLKRAITRGDGFQGDDVTTNIKTIKSIPLQLKGNYPDRFDIRGEIILPFEGFEKMNQELIEIGETPYSNPRNTASGSLKLQDSSEVAKRPLECLLYFIVGNNLNITTQFEGLEAARKWGFKVPKEAKLANSIEEVFDYINYWDTHRHNLPYETDGVVVKVNNFHQQDELGYTAKSPRWAMAYKFKAEQVATKLNSISYQVGRTGSITPVANLEPVQLAGTIVKRASLHNADQIEKLDIRIGDTVFVEKGGEIIPKIIAVDFGKRNPEAQPTKYITHCPECHSELIRTEGEANHYCPNFYGCPPQIIGRIQHFISRKAMDIEGLGGETVALLYNNGLVKDYADLYQLTVEQILPLERMAQKSAENLVTGVQKSKEVPFERVLYAIGIRYVGETVAKKLAKHYKTIDALQNASMMDLVLVDEIGEKIAQSVIEFFDNAENVSIINRLKEFGIQLELVEKHNPNATDKLVGKTFVVSGVFEKFSRDDLKKAIEDNGGKVGSSISAKTDYVVAGDNMGPAKLEKANQLKIPIISETDFLEMISL, encoded by the coding sequence ATGGATATTCAGAAAACGATTCAGGATTTACGGGACGAACTCAATCAGCACAACCACAATTATTATGTGCTGGATAGCCCAACGATAACCGATTTTGAATTTGACCAAAAATTAAAACAACTTCAGGAACTGGAAAACCAACATCCGGAATGCTTTGATGAAAACTCTCCTACACAACGTGTTGGCGGAACGATAACCAAAAATTTCAATACGGTTGTTCACGATTACCGTATGTATTCGTTGGACAATTCCTATTCAAAGGAAGATTTACTGGACTGGGAAAATCGGATTCAAAAAGTACTGGGCAATGTACCGTTACAATATACTTGTGAATTGAAATATGACGGCGCTTCCATTAGTATCACATACGAAAACGGAAAACTAAAACGGGCTATTACTCGCGGAGACGGTTTTCAGGGCGATGATGTAACTACCAACATAAAAACCATAAAATCGATTCCGCTGCAACTAAAAGGAAATTATCCTGACCGTTTTGATATTCGTGGAGAAATTATCCTTCCTTTTGAAGGTTTTGAGAAAATGAATCAGGAGTTGATTGAAATTGGCGAAACTCCTTATTCCAATCCAAGAAATACAGCTTCGGGAAGTTTGAAATTGCAAGACAGCAGCGAAGTGGCCAAACGCCCTTTAGAATGTTTGTTGTATTTTATTGTTGGCAATAATTTGAATATTACTACTCAATTTGAGGGATTAGAAGCCGCCAGAAAATGGGGATTTAAAGTGCCTAAAGAAGCCAAGCTCGCCAATTCAATCGAAGAAGTTTTTGACTATATTAATTATTGGGATACCCACAGACACAATCTGCCCTATGAAACAGATGGTGTTGTAGTTAAAGTCAATAACTTTCACCAACAAGATGAATTAGGGTATACCGCTAAGTCTCCTCGTTGGGCTATGGCTTATAAATTTAAAGCCGAACAAGTTGCTACCAAACTAAATTCGATTTCCTACCAAGTCGGACGAACTGGCTCAATTACGCCTGTAGCCAATTTAGAGCCGGTACAATTAGCGGGAACTATTGTAAAAAGGGCTTCTTTACACAATGCTGATCAAATTGAGAAATTAGACATCAGAATTGGAGATACGGTTTTTGTGGAAAAAGGCGGAGAAATTATCCCAAAGATTATCGCTGTAGATTTTGGAAAACGAAATCCGGAGGCTCAACCAACAAAATACATCACACATTGCCCTGAATGTCATTCGGAATTAATTCGAACCGAAGGAGAAGCCAATCATTACTGCCCGAATTTTTATGGCTGTCCGCCGCAAATTATCGGAAGAATTCAGCATTTCATTTCACGTAAAGCTATGGATATTGAAGGGCTTGGAGGTGAAACAGTGGCCTTACTTTATAACAACGGATTGGTAAAAGATTATGCTGATTTATACCAATTGACCGTTGAACAGATTCTTCCGTTGGAACGAATGGCACAAAAATCAGCAGAAAATTTGGTCACCGGTGTTCAAAAATCTAAAGAAGTCCCTTTTGAAAGGGTATTGTATGCCATCGGAATTCGCTATGTAGGGGAAACCGTTGCTAAAAAATTAGCCAAACATTACAAAACTATTGATGCTCTGCAAAATGCTTCTATGATGGATTTGGTTTTGGTAGATGAAATAGGAGAGAAGATAGCGCAAAGTGTTATAGAGTTCTTTGATAATGCTGAAAACGTAAGCATAATTAATCGACTAAAAGAATTCGGGATACAATTAGAATTGGTAGAAAAGCACAATCCTAATGCCACCGATAAATTGGTTGGTAAAACCTTTGTGGTTTCGGGGGTTTTCGAAAAATTTTCCCGCGACGATTTGAAAAAAGCTATTGAAGACAATGGTGGTAAAGTAGGCAGTTCGATTTCAGCCAAAACCGATTATGTAGTGGCCGGTGACAATATGGGGCCTGCCAAATTAGAAAAAGCCAATCAGTTAAAAATCCCGATAATTTCTGAAACCGATTTTTTAGAAATGATTAGCCTATAA
- a CDS encoding lysoplasmalogenase family protein: MQSKANIINTLTVCYFLIAFFEVIAEYVIAKPMICALKPLITLTLIVIYCLKSKKINKLFILALSLSLLTNILFIPNTPQYLFYALIVFSLHRIVAIYLIFSLQKIKDFVPIIIATAPFLLIFFYLFMETPDIPEQSYYLLVIQNILISLFAGVSLSSYVMNDNKQNSILLISALLFVMLQFAVFIEKYFLTNEFQGLFRPLAMTLNALAFFTFYKYIINAEKSAHNN; this comes from the coding sequence ATGCAAAGTAAAGCCAACATCATAAACACATTGACCGTTTGCTATTTTCTTATAGCTTTTTTCGAAGTCATAGCCGAATATGTGATTGCGAAACCAATGATTTGTGCGCTTAAGCCTTTGATTACCTTAACGCTTATTGTGATTTACTGCCTGAAATCAAAAAAAATAAACAAACTTTTCATTCTCGCATTAAGCTTGTCATTGCTCACTAATATTCTTTTCATACCCAATACGCCACAGTACTTATTCTACGCTTTAATTGTTTTCAGTTTACACCGAATAGTGGCTATTTATTTGATTTTTTCGCTACAAAAAATTAAAGATTTTGTACCAATTATAATCGCTACAGCTCCTTTTTTACTAATCTTTTTTTACCTGTTTATGGAAACACCCGATATTCCGGAGCAGAGCTATTATCTGTTAGTAATACAAAACATTCTGATTTCACTTTTTGCCGGAGTATCGCTCTCGAGTTATGTTATGAATGACAACAAGCAAAACTCTATCTTATTGATTAGTGCTTTGTTGTTTGTAATGCTGCAGTTTGCGGTTTTTATAGAAAAGTATTTCCTAACCAATGAATTCCAGGGACTATTCCGACCATTGGCTATGACACTGAACGCGTTGGCCTTCTTTACTTTTTACAAGTACATCATCAATGCCGAAAAATCAGCTCACAATAATTGA
- a CDS encoding outer membrane protein assembly factor BamD, producing MKKFLALFAVILFLSSCSEYQKALKSEDIALKVTSATKMYEAKKYNKAIRLFEQIAPAYKGKPQAERMFYMYCQSLYKTEQYYLAGYQFENFAASYPKSEKMEEASFLGAKCFTQLSPVYSLDQTDTYKAVDKLQTFIDMYPNSQNLAEANALAKTLREKLEKKAFENAKIYNTIDDHKAAMVAFDNFMINFPGTIYKEKALYYKFDSAYKLAINSIPAKMEERLKNAKQAYATLIKFKTDTQYKAKADEMLARIEKDLQQFSK from the coding sequence ATGAAGAAATTTTTAGCCCTGTTTGCAGTAATACTGTTTTTATCATCGTGCAGCGAATACCAAAAAGCATTAAAGTCGGAAGACATTGCGCTTAAAGTTACCTCTGCCACTAAAATGTATGAAGCAAAAAAATACAATAAAGCTATACGGTTATTTGAGCAAATTGCGCCAGCTTACAAAGGCAAACCTCAGGCCGAAAGAATGTTTTATATGTATTGTCAATCTTTATATAAAACAGAACAATACTATTTAGCCGGGTATCAATTTGAAAATTTTGCAGCCAGCTACCCAAAAAGTGAAAAGATGGAAGAAGCTTCCTTTTTAGGAGCCAAATGTTTCACCCAATTATCACCGGTATATAGCTTAGATCAAACTGATACCTATAAAGCCGTTGATAAATTGCAAACTTTTATTGACATGTATCCCAACTCTCAAAATTTAGCCGAAGCGAATGCATTAGCCAAAACCTTGAGAGAAAAACTGGAGAAAAAAGCCTTTGAAAATGCCAAAATTTACAACACCATTGATGATCACAAAGCAGCTATGGTAGCGTTTGACAATTTTATGATTAATTTTCCGGGAACCATATACAAAGAAAAAGCACTTTACTACAAATTTGATTCAGCTTATAAATTAGCTATCAATAGTATTCCGGCAAAAATGGAAGAGCGTTTAAAAAATGCAAAACAGGCTTATGCCACTTTGATTAAATTTAAAACAGATACCCAATACAAAGCAAAAGCTGACGAAATGTTAGCCCGAATTGAAAAAGATTTACAACAATTTTCTAAATAA
- a CDS encoding DUF6913 domain-containing protein — MFLNYFKDFSTKKIVKNSLSNVKHLASDNIIKTVGIIFDESYFYEREALVQELIQNGINENEIRVLVYKDKIKKNETFDYPVFSHKDLSWHGTVDKKEVKAFIKEPFDLLINYYDTEKVPLLLVSHLSKASFKVGFASIDKRLNHFMINTNAENYKVFMDELFKYLKILNKL; from the coding sequence ATGTTTTTAAATTACTTCAAGGATTTTTCAACAAAAAAAATAGTTAAAAATAGCTTATCGAATGTTAAACATTTGGCTTCCGATAACATTATAAAAACTGTCGGAATTATTTTTGATGAAAGTTACTTTTACGAAAGAGAAGCATTGGTACAAGAGTTAATTCAAAACGGAATTAATGAAAACGAGATCAGAGTTTTAGTTTATAAGGACAAGATTAAAAAGAATGAAACTTTTGATTATCCGGTGTTTAGCCATAAAGATTTAAGTTGGCACGGTACAGTGGATAAAAAAGAAGTCAAAGCGTTTATCAAGGAACCTTTCGACTTGTTGATTAATTATTATGATACCGAAAAAGTCCCTTTGCTTTTAGTTTCCCATTTATCCAAAGCCAGTTTTAAGGTTGGTTTTGCTTCTATTGACAAGCGATTGAATCATTTTATGATTAATACCAATGCTGAAAACTATAAAGTTTTTATGGATGAATTATTTAAATATTTAAAAATACTAAACAAACTATAA
- the rplI gene encoding 50S ribosomal protein L9 has translation MELILKQDVQNLGFKDDVVTVKNGYGRNYLIPQGFASLATPSAKKVLAENLKQRAFKEAKIVEDAKKLAEALKALEIRITAKAGGEKLFGSITNIDIAAALEAAGQPIDRKFITSGVVKRIGKYAATVRLHREVVIELPYEIVAEK, from the coding sequence ATGGAATTGATCTTAAAACAAGACGTTCAAAATTTAGGTTTTAAAGATGACGTAGTAACAGTAAAAAACGGTTACGGTCGTAATTACCTAATCCCACAAGGTTTTGCTTCATTGGCAACACCTTCTGCTAAAAAAGTTTTAGCTGAAAATTTAAAACAAAGAGCTTTCAAAGAAGCTAAAATTGTTGAAGATGCTAAAAAATTAGCTGAAGCCTTAAAAGCTTTAGAAATCAGAATTACAGCTAAAGCTGGTGGAGAGAAATTATTCGGTTCTATCACTAACATTGATATCGCTGCTGCTTTAGAAGCTGCCGGTCAACCAATCGATAGAAAATTCATCACTAGTGGTGTTGTAAAACGTATCGGTAAATATGCTGCTACTGTGAGATTACACAGAGAAGTAGTTATCGAATTACCATACGAAATTGTAGCTGAGAAATAA
- a CDS encoding bifunctional metallophosphatase/5'-nucleotidase: MKRRDFIQNTALTSAFLGLSGLSLSSFKNVDSKHLTVLHTNDVHSYIDPFPPNHPKNPGMGGVARRAALIETIRKENPNVLLLDAGDIFQGTPYFNYYGGELEFKLMSMMQYDLATIGNHDFDNGIEGLYKQLPNASFEFVSANYDFKNTIMNGHVKPYKIFNKNGIKVGVFGLGVGLDGLVDKRNSKETVYNDPVGISQDMARILKHEHKCDLVICLSHIGYKYKDEPDKICDTKLATLTKDIDLIIGGHTHTFLDKPTVLKNADGNDVLVNQVGCYGVNLGRIDFYFESDKTKITSGKSIIVS, translated from the coding sequence ATGAAAAGAAGAGATTTTATACAGAACACCGCATTAACTTCAGCTTTTTTGGGGCTTAGCGGTTTGTCACTCAGTAGTTTTAAAAACGTTGATTCAAAACACCTTACAGTTCTTCATACTAATGACGTGCATAGTTATATAGATCCGTTTCCGCCGAATCATCCCAAAAATCCGGGAATGGGTGGCGTGGCGCGAAGAGCTGCTTTAATAGAAACCATTCGAAAAGAAAATCCTAATGTATTGCTACTAGATGCTGGTGATATTTTTCAAGGAACACCTTATTTTAATTATTATGGTGGCGAATTGGAATTCAAACTAATGAGCATGATGCAGTATGATTTGGCTACTATTGGCAATCATGATTTTGATAACGGTATTGAAGGATTGTATAAACAACTGCCTAATGCCAGCTTTGAGTTTGTTTCGGCTAATTATGATTTTAAAAATACGATTATGAACGGTCACGTCAAACCGTATAAAATATTTAACAAGAACGGAATCAAGGTTGGCGTCTTTGGACTTGGTGTTGGTTTAGATGGTTTGGTAGACAAACGAAATAGCAAAGAAACCGTGTATAATGATCCTGTCGGAATTTCTCAAGACATGGCTCGCATACTGAAACACGAGCATAAATGTGATTTGGTAATATGCCTATCTCACATTGGTTACAAATACAAAGATGAACCGGATAAGATTTGTGACACCAAATTAGCCACACTAACCAAAGACATCGATTTGATTATTGGTGGTCATACCCATACTTTTTTGGATAAGCCAACCGTATTGAAAAATGCTGACGGTAATGACGTATTAGTAAATCAAGTGGGGTGTTATGGTGTGAATTTGGGTCGCATTGATTTTTATTTTGAAAGTGATAAGACCAAAATCACTTCAGGAAAATCAATTATTGTGAGCTGA
- a CDS encoding LytR/AlgR family response regulator transcription factor, producing the protein MKLNCVVVDDSSIQRMIIAKLVNNHPNLHLVGDFSNAIEAKNCMSVHTVDLIFLDIEMPVISGFDFLDGLKVKPQIIFITSKAEYAMKAFDYDATDYLQKPIALDRFNASVRRAMDFHMLKKENQEEEGEHIFIKSNLKKLKVYTNKIKWIEAYGDYVKVVTEEDSNLVLSTMKSFEKDLSKDKFIRVHKSYIINIDKVERFNSKFAEIGVTKIPLSRNKKEDLIKALAIA; encoded by the coding sequence ATGAAACTAAATTGTGTTGTTGTTGATGATAGTTCGATACAAAGAATGATCATTGCAAAGTTAGTAAATAATCACCCGAATCTACATTTAGTAGGTGATTTTTCAAATGCAATTGAAGCAAAAAATTGCATGTCGGTACATACTGTTGACTTAATATTCCTCGATATCGAGATGCCGGTCATCAGTGGTTTTGATTTTCTGGACGGCTTAAAAGTAAAACCCCAAATTATTTTTATTACGTCAAAAGCAGAGTATGCTATGAAAGCCTTCGATTATGATGCTACGGACTACCTACAGAAACCGATAGCGCTGGATCGATTTAATGCTTCAGTAAGAAGAGCTATGGATTTCCATATGCTTAAAAAAGAAAATCAAGAAGAAGAAGGAGAGCACATCTTCATTAAAAGTAACCTCAAAAAACTTAAAGTATATACTAATAAGATTAAGTGGATTGAAGCTTACGGCGATTACGTTAAAGTAGTTACCGAAGAAGACAGCAACTTAGTTCTTTCTACTATGAAATCCTTTGAGAAAGATTTATCTAAAGACAAGTTCATTAGAGTTCACAAGTCCTATATTATTAATATAGATAAAGTGGAGCGTTTCAACAGTAAGTTTGCTGAAATTGGAGTTACTAAGATTCCGTTGAGCCGAAACAAAAAAGAAGATTTAATTAAAGCCTTAGCTATTGCCTAA